The DNA window TCTACCAATATAGGTTTCAACTTCTACAATATCCCCAATATTAGCCTCTTCATCCAATAAAAAGCCTTTAGTCCACATTTCAAGAGGTACCCTTTGGGTATCCTCTGGAAGGTTTTTAGATCTTTCTTCAGGCCTTAAAACTACATTATGAATTCTTACCCAGTCTCCTCGTTTTGCATCCATTTTCATCTCCTGCCTTTCTTTTGTTACTATTAAGCTTCTAATCAATTAACTCCCTCATATCTCCCATTATAGCCCTTGGTACTGGCAAATCTATCATAGTCTTAAGTCCAGGAGAAGCATTAATTACATGCGGAATCATATTAACGCACATTGCAATAGTACCAATTCCTCCAGGAACTTCAGGTTTAATGGACATATTTATGTTAGGAGTCCCTTTAATGGTGATATAATCTCCAGTGCTTCCTCCTTCCAATTGGGGTTCCACTTGTTGAGGATGTAGCATTTCAATCTTAACTTCTCCATCTACTCTTCCAAAACCCTTCATATTACAACCAGCTACATTCCCTGGCTGGACTTCAGCATGAGGTGCCTTTCTGTAAACTTTAGATACTATTGGCTCTCTAATTAATTCCACTTCATCGCTTAGCTTCCAGCCTATGGCATCAGCAATCATTCTAATGGACTCTGGAAAGCCTACATGCCCTGCTAAAGTGCCTTCTTTTACCCTATTGTTAAACTCCTCAACAGTCAATCCAACACCTTGTCCCTCCATGACTGCTGGTCCAAAAGGCGATAGATTATTAACCCTCTCAGCTCTTATGCTTTCCACTTCTATACATGCACCAGTTAAAGCAATAACCAATAAGTCCATTATTAGACCTGGATTAATACCTGTTCCCAAAACTGTTACTCCATTTTCTTTAGCTATTCTATCCAACTCTTTAGCTAGTTCTGGCTCTTGAGCTTGAGGATATGCCATTTCTTCCGCAGTGGAAATCACATTAATCTTTCTTTCCAAACAATATTTGATCTTTTCAAAATTGTCCCTTGTAAAGGAATCTGTAGCAATTATAACTACATCTGCAGCTTTTTCGGTAATCACTTTATCATACTCTCCAATTATTATATCTGGTCTATCTCCTCTTTCCACATCTAAATAATCATACATGCTCTTCCCTAATCGATGGGTTCTTCCCACTACCCCTACAATTTCAACACCTTTCTTGTTTAAAAGCATTTCTGCCATACCTTTTCCCATGGCTCCTAATCCCCAAATTATCACCTTTATATTTTCCTTTCTCATACATACACCTCCAAAATTAGTTTATATATTTTTTCTTGCAAAATTATACAAGCAAAAACCTTGCCAATATTTATATATGAAATAAGTGGTTTTTCTCTGAAAATTCTCCTGTTTTTTCTCCTCCAAACGAATGAATAGCAAATATTTTTGCATCGTCTCGCAAAATAATTTGCTACTCATAATATTTTTTTATCTTATACTGTAATGTTTGTCTCTTTATGCCTAAAGCTTTGGCTGTTTGAGAAATATTATAATCATTAGCATCTAAGGATTTTCTAATAATTTCCTTTTCGATTCCTTCTAAGTATTCGGGTAATGCAACATCCAAAGGCTTTTGAAAATCATTTATACGGCTATTATCAAATATATTAGTCGATTTAAAATCTTCTTTTCTTAAAACGGTTCTGTTCATCGAAGCATAATTCATAGCCGCTTCGATGGTATTCTCTAGCTCTCTAACATTTCCTGGCCAAGAATAGTTAAAAAAAAGATTTAAAACTTCTCCATCTATATCAGTAATATTCCTATTTAATACCATATTGTATTTATTTATAAAGTGGTTTGTTAGGCTAATAATATCATCAGTTCTCTCTCTTAAAGGAGGAATGTGAATGTATACCACATTCAACCTATAATATAAGTCTTTTCTTATAGTTCCTTTTTTAACACTCTCTAAAGGGTCCTCGTTAGTAGTAGCTATTATTTTAACGTCTATGGGTATATCTTTAGTCCCACCGATTCGCCTTATATATCCTTCCTGAAGTACTCTCAACAATTTTGTCTGAAGATTTAAGGACATAGAATTAATCTCATCTAACAGGAGAGTACCTCCATGAGCTTGCTCGAAAATCCCTTCCCTTTCAACAGCACCGGTAAAACCACCTTTTTCAGTTCCAAAAAGGATCCCTTCCAAAAGAGTTTCCGGGATTGCAGCACAATTTTGAGCAATAAAGGGTTTGTTTCTTCTATTTCCATCGTAATGGATACTCTGAGCAAACAATTCCTTTCCAGTTCCAGTTTCGCCATAAATTAACACTGATGAAGGTGAAGTACTGGTTCTCTTAGCTATTTCAATAGCTTCAACTATTTTTTTATTTTTCCCAATTATATCCTCAAAGGTATATCTTTTTATGCTACCATTACTATTATACTTTTCCTTGCCCCCTTTTAATTCCCTTTGCAAGTCCATTAACTTGTCCGATAATTTTTTAATATAGGTAATATCCTTTGCTATTTCCATAGCTCCAATTATTTCCCCTTTATAAAATAGAGGAATAGTTGAGTTCAATGAGGTTATATTCTGTCCCTTAAAATTTATATAGATTTGAGTTTTTTCCAATATAGGCTCTCGAGTAGTCAAAACTTTAATTAATGTTGAAGTTTCCTCGTTTAAACTAGGAAATAATTCCAACAAATCCTTATTAAGGACTTGGTCTATACTCAAGCCCTCTAATTTAGCCATCGCCTTATTATAAAGCACTGTTTTCCTATTTTTATCTATTACATGTATGCCTATATCTATATTATGCAAAATATTTTGCAATACGATATAATTAAAATCCTTTTCCCTCATGTTATCATCCTCTGTAATAATTATCATAAATTAAACTAAACCTATAGCTGCAATCATTCTTCCCTTAGTTCCCTTTTCCTTCCTATAAGAATAAAACACTTCTGTATTACAACTAGTACAAATATTTGATAAAATAATGTTTCTCTCAGGAATACCCTTAATTGTAAGCAGTAGATAATTTAGTTTCCACAAATCGAGGTATAATTTACCGTCTTTTTGTTCTATTATATTAGAAAATTCTTTATACCTTTCATCAAACTTATCTGCTAGGTCTTCACCAAATTCATAACAGCAAGAACCAATTGATGGTCCTATTCCAACTAAAATTTCCCTATAATCTGAACCATACACTTCTTTCATCCTATCCAACATTCTACCTGCTATATTTTCAAAAGTACCTTTCCAGCCTGCATGAGCGAGTCCAACAACTTTATTAGTCAAATCTATGAAAAATAAGGGAACACAATCAGCATGATATGTAGTTAATACTATATTAGGTATATTGGTAATTAAACCATCTGCACTAGTCTTCGATATTTCAACATTATCAAATTCCCTTCCTATGATCAGAATATCGGTACCATGAACTTGTTTAACGCTTATAATTCTGTCCCTAGCCACATCTAATATATCTGAAAGTATATCTATTTTAGAATCCCCCCAGCCTATTTTAGTTGTAAACAGATGACTAATATAGTTTAACTCGTTAAATCTTTCAAATTGATAGTATATTGCTTTATGGTCATGATTTTTAATTTTTATCATCATCCACCTCTTGAATTAGTTTTCGTTTAATAATTTTTTTAATTCATCCATAAATGTATTTATATCTTTAAATTGCCTATAAACGGAAGCAAATCTTACATAAGATACTTCATCAACTGTCTTCAATTTATCCATAACTAACTCTCCAATATACTGAGTAGTTACCTCTTTTTCCATCGAATTGTATAATTCTTTTTCAATTTCATTCACCATATCTTCAATTACCTCTAATGGAACAGGCCTTTTCTCACAGGCTTTTAATATACCATTTAATATCTTATTCCTATCATAGGTTTGCCTATTCCCATCCTTTTTAACGACTATTAAAGGAATTCTTTCAATCTTTTCATATGTTGTAAATCTTTTTGAGCATTTTAAGCATTCCCTTCTCCTTCGGATGGCTTGTCCTTCATCAGTAGGCCTTGAATCTACAACCTTTGTTTCCTGGTAATTGCAAAATGGACAATTCATCTATCCACCCCCAATTCATCTAATTCGATTATAATATATAGCTATTCAATTGTCTAATAAGATATTATTCTTCTGTACCTATATCAACTAAAATGGCATCGGTACCAATTCGTACTATGTTTTTCCATTCTATCATTAAATCCTTATTCTTACCAAACAAGCCTAATACCTTTCCAGGACCAGGTATAATAATTCCCACTACTCTGCCATTCTCCAAATCTAGTTCAAAATCATATATATATCCCATTTTTGCCCCATCTTTAATATTTATGACTTCCTTTTCTCTCATCTCAGATAAATTGATCATTACCCCACCTCTTCCCATATATTCCTTATATATTTATATTTAAATCAGTAATGGAAATATGCATAGATTTGTGGGGTAATGTTTTATTAAATTAATTTTCTCATCTGTTTTAAAGCATTTTTCTCAAGTCTCGAAACTTGAGCCTGGGAAATCCCAATTTCCTCTGCTACCTCCATCTGAGTCTTTCCTTCATAAAACCTAAGATTTAATATGAGCTTTTCCCTCTTATTCAGTTTATTTATTGCATCCTTAATTGCAATCCCTTGAAGCCATACTTCATCTTCAGATTTCTCATCCTTAACCTGATCCATCACATATATAGCATCTCCACTATCGTGATAAACAGGTTCAAATAAGGATATCGGTTCTTGTATTGCATCTAGGGCAAAAACTACTTCTTCTTTTGGAAGATTCAATTCTTCTGCTATTTCAGTGATGGTTGGCTCCTTAAGGTTTTTATTAACTAGTTGGTCTCTAGCCTGCAAAGCCCTATAAGCTATATCCCTTAAGGACCGACTAACTCGTATTGAATTATTATCCCTTAAATACCTTCTAATTTCTCCGATTATCATTGGCACTGCATAGGTAGAAAATCTAACATTCTGACTCAAATCAAAATTGTCTATAGCCTTTATTAGTCCAATGCACCCTACTTGAAATAAATCGTCTACATTTTCTCCACGTCTATTAAATCGCTGAATAATGCTTAAAACTAATCTTAAGTTCCCGTTTATAAACTTTTCCCTAGCCTTCATATCTCCATTTTTTATTTTTACGAATAACTCCTGCATCTCCTCATTTGTAAGCACTGGTAGTTTTGAAGTATTCACTCCACAAATCTCCACCTTGTTGTTATGCACTTTCTTCATTCCTTTCTACATGTTTTGCCCCTTTTCATATAGAATTATTGCCTCCTATAATCTATTTTATTCAATTTTGATTTAACAATAATATCCATTCCTACCATTTATATTAAAAAACAAGTGACAGAAATACATTCTGTCACATTAGTTTTACTATTTCCTTTTTCAATCGTTTAATTATTCTCTTTTCTAGCCTAGATATATAGGATTGCGAAATACCTAATATATCTGCAACCTCCTTTTGTGTCCTCTCCTTACCATTTTTTAGACCAAAACGCAATTCTACTATTATCTTCTCCCTTCCAGAAAGTTTTTCTATGGCTTGATTTAGCAATTGCTTATCTACTTCGTCTTCAAGGAGCTTAAAAATCGTATCCCCTTCTGTTCCCAATATATCTGATAGGAGCAACTCATTCCCATCCCAATCTACATTCAAAGGTTCATCTAAAGATACCTCAGACCTAAGTTTATTATTTCTTCTCAGATACATAAGAATTTCATTCTCA is part of the Tepidimicrobium xylanilyticum genome and encodes:
- the ortA gene encoding 2-amino-4-oxopentanoate thiolase subunit OrtA is translated as MIRSLIVTKERQEMKMDAKRGDWVRIHNVVLRPEERSKNLPEDTQRVPLEMWTKGFLLDEEANIGDIVEVETYIGRRVKGTLVEVNPYYTHDFGKCIPELLYIGKQVRSLIEEEGE
- the ord gene encoding 2,4-diaminopentanoate dehydrogenase, which gives rise to MRKENIKVIIWGLGAMGKGMAEMLLNKKGVEIVGVVGRTHRLGKSMYDYLDVERGDRPDIIIGEYDKVITEKAADVVIIATDSFTRDNFEKIKYCLERKINVISTAEEMAYPQAQEPELAKELDRIAKENGVTVLGTGINPGLIMDLLVIALTGACIEVESIRAERVNNLSPFGPAVMEGQGVGLTVEEFNNRVKEGTLAGHVGFPESIRMIADAIGWKLSDEVELIREPIVSKVYRKAPHAEVQPGNVAGCNMKGFGRVDGEVKIEMLHPQQVEPQLEGGSTGDYITIKGTPNINMSIKPEVPGGIGTIAMCVNMIPHVINASPGLKTMIDLPVPRAIMGDMRELID
- a CDS encoding sigma-54 interaction domain-containing protein → MREKDFNYIVLQNILHNIDIGIHVIDKNRKTVLYNKAMAKLEGLSIDQVLNKDLLELFPSLNEETSTLIKVLTTREPILEKTQIYINFKGQNITSLNSTIPLFYKGEIIGAMEIAKDITYIKKLSDKLMDLQRELKGGKEKYNSNGSIKRYTFEDIIGKNKKIVEAIEIAKRTSTSPSSVLIYGETGTGKELFAQSIHYDGNRRNKPFIAQNCAAIPETLLEGILFGTEKGGFTGAVEREGIFEQAHGGTLLLDEINSMSLNLQTKLLRVLQEGYIRRIGGTKDIPIDVKIIATTNEDPLESVKKGTIRKDLYYRLNVVYIHIPPLRERTDDIISLTNHFINKYNMVLNRNITDIDGEVLNLFFNYSWPGNVRELENTIEAAMNYASMNRTVLRKEDFKSTNIFDNSRINDFQKPLDVALPEYLEGIEKEIIRKSLDANDYNISQTAKALGIKRQTLQYKIKKYYE
- the pgeF gene encoding peptidoglycan editing factor PgeF; its protein translation is MIKIKNHDHKAIYYQFERFNELNYISHLFTTKIGWGDSKIDILSDILDVARDRIISVKQVHGTDILIIGREFDNVEISKTSADGLITNIPNIVLTTYHADCVPLFFIDLTNKVVGLAHAGWKGTFENIAGRMLDRMKEVYGSDYREILVGIGPSIGSCCYEFGEDLADKFDERYKEFSNIIEQKDGKLYLDLWKLNYLLLTIKGIPERNIILSNICTSCNTEVFYSYRKEKGTKGRMIAAIGLV
- the nrdR gene encoding transcriptional regulator NrdR, which gives rise to MNCPFCNYQETKVVDSRPTDEGQAIRRRRECLKCSKRFTTYEKIERIPLIVVKKDGNRQTYDRNKILNGILKACEKRPVPLEVIEDMVNEIEKELYNSMEKEVTTQYIGELVMDKLKTVDEVSYVRFASVYRQFKDINTFMDELKKLLNEN
- a CDS encoding YlmC/YmxH family sporulation protein — its product is MINLSEMREKEVINIKDGAKMGYIYDFELDLENGRVVGIIIPGPGKVLGLFGKNKDLMIEWKNIVRIGTDAILVDIGTEE
- the sigG gene encoding RNA polymerase sporulation sigma factor SigG, whose translation is MKKVHNNKVEICGVNTSKLPVLTNEEMQELFVKIKNGDMKAREKFINGNLRLVLSIIQRFNRRGENVDDLFQVGCIGLIKAIDNFDLSQNVRFSTYAVPMIIGEIRRYLRDNNSIRVSRSLRDIAYRALQARDQLVNKNLKEPTITEIAEELNLPKEEVVFALDAIQEPISLFEPVYHDSGDAIYVMDQVKDEKSEDEVWLQGIAIKDAINKLNKREKLILNLRFYEGKTQMEVAEEIGISQAQVSRLEKNALKQMRKLI
- the sigE gene encoding RNA polymerase sporulation sigma factor SigE, translated to MKRLSIKLKLFYYKLLVRLRFPDPVYYIGSGEVLPPPLKPEEESYFLNRMKHDDSIKGVLIERNLRLVVYIARKFENTGICIEDLISIGTIGLIKAVNTFNPDKNIKLATYASKCIENEILMYLRRNNKLRSEVSLDEPLNVDWDGNELLLSDILGTEGDTIFKLLEDEVDKQLLNQAIEKLSGREKIIVELRFGLKNGKERTQKEVADILGISQSYISRLEKRIIKRLKKEIVKLM